The Geotalea uraniireducens Rf4 genome window below encodes:
- a CDS encoding glycosyltransferase family protein — protein MTERRKDLLALALLLAVLIGAFSHILFTDKIIRAPDILNEHYWAVKDLHSIRFFDIFRIDLSSAGWSIFFNSGDTTEGGGASMQFLFYHRLIYWLIPSPANVAWFIVFHLFFGAVGTFLYCRAIGAGRAAAFLGGLIFACATENASLINAGHVLKIATISYAPLAFYFLEKGFQGRRLFFFLATAFTLAFQFFNYHWQIAFYTCLAIGIYGILRSLGIIFAERERSGKGIGRLLLLNLATLCFFLTTVAISLLPLASWSVETNRGAQSGANQGKGGLQIDEAMSWSLPPEELATFVIPGFFGLSRQEGGENPSNIASYYWGRMHFTQTADYMGLLPWLLLPLPLIFRRDRYTWLGLLAVAGGITFSMGKYSIFYQFLFDYFPGINRFRVPKMMMFIPVFGLGVLAARGVDILLDKECRADRKFRYYLLSLVALPLLLLLLVGIELAGKERWIGSFYDMLSQPTRYEQGPQLIAQRWNNIVSETGIAAVVAAVYAAVFVVSARSRRMLKALPFLLLFLYLADVGRVNAKFMFLVDVPQKSKGIKTPVIEYLSRQPKEYRVLPLSADPNQYATNGIPVMFTSMPVQQRRWQEILDIFSFNSALPDMLNVKYLVYDANQYQQEKAQLGDKYVPVFTSPDGSEVVVENRRVLPKAWLVPSVLPVSDRQQGLAILQNPSFDPRAIALVESPAPIPMPAPNMQPPVAVGGVAVTHYEGDKISFTANPAQNAILVVGEKFYKGWRATVDGKDADIYPVDHVLRGIYLTAGSHAVEMRFDPLPFKVGKYLTLASFAFFAMVVGRELYLWRKRVKGER, from the coding sequence ATGACAGAACGCAGGAAGGATTTACTGGCGCTGGCGCTCTTGCTTGCGGTATTGATCGGAGCTTTTTCACACATCCTCTTCACCGACAAGATCATCCGCGCCCCTGACATCCTCAATGAACATTACTGGGCGGTAAAGGACCTCCATTCAATCCGGTTTTTTGACATATTCCGCATTGACCTGTCAAGCGCCGGCTGGTCCATTTTCTTTAACAGCGGCGATACGACAGAGGGTGGTGGGGCATCCATGCAGTTCCTCTTTTACCACCGGCTCATATACTGGCTGATTCCTTCCCCTGCCAACGTGGCATGGTTCATCGTCTTCCATCTCTTTTTCGGTGCCGTGGGCACTTTCCTCTACTGCCGGGCCATCGGCGCCGGCAGGGCCGCCGCCTTTCTCGGTGGGCTCATCTTTGCCTGCGCCACGGAAAACGCCTCGCTGATCAATGCCGGCCATGTGCTGAAAATAGCCACCATTTCCTATGCGCCGCTGGCCTTCTATTTTCTGGAGAAGGGGTTCCAGGGGCGGCGCCTCTTTTTCTTCCTGGCAACCGCTTTCACCCTCGCCTTCCAGTTTTTCAACTATCACTGGCAGATCGCATTCTACACCTGCCTCGCAATCGGCATTTACGGCATCCTCCGCTCGCTCGGCATCATCTTTGCCGAACGTGAAAGGAGCGGCAAAGGCATAGGCCGATTGCTTCTGCTCAACCTCGCCACCCTCTGTTTCTTCCTTACAACCGTCGCCATCTCTCTCCTCCCCCTCGCCAGCTGGTCGGTGGAAACGAACCGGGGGGCGCAGAGCGGGGCGAACCAGGGGAAAGGCGGTTTGCAGATAGATGAGGCCATGTCCTGGTCCCTGCCGCCGGAGGAGCTGGCAACCTTCGTTATCCCCGGCTTTTTCGGCCTGTCGCGACAGGAAGGTGGGGAGAACCCGAGCAACATCGCCTCCTACTACTGGGGGAGGATGCACTTCACCCAGACCGCCGACTACATGGGGCTCCTCCCCTGGCTCCTGCTCCCGCTGCCGCTCATCTTCCGCCGCGACAGGTACACCTGGCTGGGTCTCCTGGCGGTGGCGGGGGGAATAACTTTTTCCATGGGGAAATACAGCATCTTCTACCAGTTTCTCTTCGATTATTTCCCCGGCATCAACCGTTTCCGGGTGCCGAAGATGATGATGTTCATCCCTGTTTTCGGCCTCGGTGTCCTGGCCGCGCGGGGGGTGGACATACTGCTGGACAAGGAGTGCCGTGCTGACAGGAAATTCAGGTACTACCTCCTGTCCCTCGTTGCCCTTCCCCTCCTTCTCCTTCTGCTCGTCGGCATCGAGCTGGCTGGCAAGGAGCGCTGGATCGGTTCATTCTACGATATGCTTTCCCAGCCGACCCGCTACGAGCAGGGACCGCAGCTCATTGCCCAGCGGTGGAACAATATCGTCTCCGAGACCGGCATTGCAGCTGTCGTGGCCGCTGTTTACGCCGCCGTATTCGTTGTTTCCGCCAGGAGCCGGCGCATGCTGAAGGCGCTTCCCTTTCTTCTTCTGTTCCTCTATCTGGCAGATGTGGGGAGGGTCAACGCCAAGTTCATGTTTCTTGTCGATGTGCCGCAGAAGTCAAAGGGGATAAAAACGCCGGTCATCGAGTATCTTTCGCGCCAGCCGAAGGAATACCGGGTCCTCCCGCTCAGCGCCGACCCTAACCAGTATGCCACCAACGGCATTCCGGTCATGTTCACCTCCATGCCGGTGCAGCAAAGGCGGTGGCAGGAGATCCTCGACATCTTCAGCTTCAATTCCGCACTGCCCGATATGCTCAACGTCAAATACCTCGTCTACGATGCGAACCAGTACCAGCAGGAAAAGGCGCAGCTTGGTGACAAGTACGTGCCGGTGTTCACGTCGCCCGATGGTTCCGAGGTTGTTGTGGAAAACAGACGGGTCCTGCCGAAGGCCTGGCTTGTGCCGTCGGTGCTTCCCGTAAGTGATCGTCAGCAGGGCCTGGCCATTTTGCAGAACCCCTCCTTTGACCCCCGCGCCATTGCACTCGTGGAATCGCCGGCGCCCATCCCGATGCCGGCCCCGAACATGCAGCCGCCAGTGGCGGTTGGTGGCGTCGCGGTCACCCATTACGAGGGAGACAAAATCAGTTTCACGGCAAATCCGGCGCAGAATGCCATCCTCGTTGTGGGTGAGAAGTTTTACAAGGGGTGGCGGGCTACCGTAGACGGCAAGGACGCCGATATTTATCCGGTGGACCACGTTCTGCGGGGGATATATCTGACAGCGGGTAGCCACGCGGTGGAGATGCGTTTTGACCCGCTGCCGTTCAAGGTCGGCAAGTACCTGACCCTGGCGTCGTTTGCATTTTTTGCCATGGTGGTGGGGAGGGAACTCTACCTGTGGCGAAAGCGCGTGAAAGGTGAAAGGTGA
- a CDS encoding glycosyltransferase family 4 protein: MRIAIDASTISTQGGPRTYVLGLLEALLRIDRENEYIVFYNDPVHLGRFPAAREMVLPGKNPLTRLWREHVLLPLACKRERVDILHCPKSAIPYFAPCPVVVTLHDLIPIKHPETEKLAARIYWRLQIPIAARRSAFIITDSEHARQEIMADFRVAPEKIRAIMLGFDPAMIESRDAAAGAAVRGKYGLPADYILYVGTIQPRKNLDTLIEAFSLLKGKGAFAGKLVIVGRKGWLYDRLFSRIRELNLDGEVVFTGFVPDGELPFIYDGARVFVYLSLFEGFGLPPLEAMACGVPVITSNTTSLPEVVGDAGIAVPPMAVEEVAAALLRVLENEETATAMREQGRRRAKSFSWEAAARETLDIYKAVKSEE, encoded by the coding sequence GTGCGTATCGCCATTGATGCTTCAACCATTTCCACCCAAGGGGGGCCGCGGACGTATGTATTGGGGCTGCTTGAAGCGCTGCTCCGCATTGACCGCGAAAACGAGTATATTGTTTTCTACAACGATCCCGTTCATTTGGGCAGATTCCCCGCGGCACGGGAAATGGTCCTGCCGGGCAAAAACCCGCTCACCCGGCTCTGGCGCGAGCATGTGCTGCTCCCCCTTGCCTGCAAGAGGGAGCGGGTGGACATCCTCCACTGTCCGAAGAGCGCGATCCCCTATTTCGCACCATGCCCGGTGGTGGTCACCCTGCACGACCTGATCCCCATCAAGCACCCGGAAACGGAGAAGCTGGCTGCGCGGATCTACTGGCGGCTGCAGATACCCATCGCCGCCAGGAGGAGCGCTTTCATCATCACCGATTCGGAACACGCCAGGCAGGAGATCATGGCCGATTTCCGGGTGGCGCCGGAAAAGATCAGGGCGATCATGCTCGGTTTCGATCCTGCCATGATCGAGTCCCGTGATGCCGCTGCCGGCGCGGCCGTCAGGGGGAAATACGGGCTGCCGGCTGATTACATCCTCTATGTGGGGACCATCCAGCCGCGAAAGAACCTGGACACCCTCATCGAGGCGTTCAGCCTGCTGAAAGGCAAGGGGGCATTTGCGGGGAAACTCGTCATCGTCGGTCGCAAGGGGTGGCTTTACGACAGGCTGTTCAGCCGGATCAGGGAGCTCAATCTCGACGGCGAGGTGGTATTCACCGGTTTTGTCCCCGACGGGGAACTCCCCTTTATTTACGACGGCGCACGGGTTTTCGTCTACCTGTCGCTCTTCGAAGGGTTCGGCCTGCCGCCCTTGGAAGCCATGGCGTGCGGCGTGCCTGTGATAACGTCCAACACCACATCCCTGCCGGAGGTGGTGGGCGATGCGGGGATTGCCGTCCCTCCCATGGCCGTGGAGGAGGTTGCCGCGGCGCTTCTCAGAGTGCTAGAAAATGAAGAAACGGCGACGGCCATGCGGGAGCAGGGACGTCGCCGGGCGAAGTCCTTTTCCTGGGAGGCGGCCGCCAGAGAGACGCTGGACATTTATAAGGCAGTGAAGAGTGAAGAGTAG
- a CDS encoding tRNA1(Val) (adenine(37)-N6)-methyltransferase — protein MKGEETVDELRRHRLSIGQPRDGYRFSLDPLLLCDFAAIRTGERAIDLGSGCGIIPLILAREAEDVTVTGVEFQALLADLALRNVSINGLGDRISILAADITSLKGVFPVSSFDLVVSNPPYRRAGTGRVSPRAGRDKARHESTACLTDFLTAAKYLVKPGGRICFIYHPSRLVELFAEAALLKLAPLRLRMVHGNDISGAGMFLVELVKGRRGDLSVLPPLIVYAGDGGYSSEMQHICWGNDAEQQEDSSCFAGL, from the coding sequence GTGAAAGGTGAAGAAACCGTCGACGAGTTGCGCAGACACCGGCTGAGCATTGGCCAGCCGCGGGACGGCTACCGATTCTCCCTCGACCCGCTTCTTTTGTGCGACTTTGCCGCCATCAGGACCGGCGAACGGGCCATTGACCTCGGGAGCGGCTGCGGCATCATCCCCCTGATCCTGGCCAGGGAGGCGGAGGATGTCACCGTTACCGGGGTGGAATTCCAGGCATTGCTGGCGGATTTGGCCTTGCGCAACGTCAGTATCAACGGCCTCGGCGACAGGATTTCCATTCTGGCCGCGGATATCACCTCCTTGAAGGGGGTGTTTCCCGTATCATCCTTTGACCTGGTCGTTTCGAATCCCCCCTACCGCAGAGCCGGTACCGGTCGGGTGAGCCCCAGGGCCGGACGGGACAAGGCACGGCACGAATCTACCGCATGCCTCACCGATTTCCTGACGGCGGCGAAATACCTGGTCAAACCGGGGGGGAGGATCTGCTTCATCTATCATCCGTCCCGATTGGTGGAGCTTTTTGCCGAGGCAGCTCTGCTGAAGCTCGCCCCGTTGCGGCTTCGTATGGTGCACGGCAACGACATCTCTGGGGCGGGAATGTTTCTCGTAGAGTTGGTCAAGGGGCGGAGGGGGGATTTATCGGTACTGCCGCCCCTCATCGTCTATGCCGGAGATGGCGGATACAGTTCGGAAATGCAACACATATGTTGGGGAAACGATGCTGAACAACAAGAGGATAGCAGTTGTTTTGCCGGCCTATAA